The genomic segment CCAGCGGATCCTTCTTAAAACCCTGCGAAGCCGTAAAAAGGTCTTAAAATCCACCACCAAACCGCACCCGCCACCAGCACCCACACACAGCTCACCAGCGCCGAAAAAACCGAGCACGCCCGTGCTCGTTTCTCTCATGAAACGGCCCGTGCCGACTGTCTCCCGATTTCGAACAAACTGTCGCGCGCAGCATATCAGCCCACTAATTTCTAGTCCTTACATAAGAGCCCTAACGTTTCTATGCTGGGCGCGACCATCCTCGGGGGCGACGCCACAGCGCACACAGGAGGGCACGTGCATCATGCCGTTACACCAGGTCAAGGGCGATTTTCAGGGGAGGCGGAAGCCGGGCGCCCACCCCTTCGGCAGTTGGGGAAGCTGAGCGTCCCGGCCCAGGGGCTGGGGTGCATGGGGCTCAGCGAGTTTCGCGGGCCGGTGGATCCCGGGGAGGCTTTGCGGACCGTTCACCGCGCGCTCGATGCGGGCGTGACCATGCTCGATACCGCGGACATCTACGGGCTCGGACGCAACGAGCGGTTGGTCGGGCAGGCCGTGCGGGGGCGGCGGGATCAGGTCGTGATCGCCACCAAGTGCGGGATCGTGCGCGGGCGCGGGGACGCCGGGCGGCAGCTGTGCGGGACCCGGCGGAACATCAAGGAGTCGTGCGAGCGGTCGCTGCAGCGGCTCGGCGTCGACCACATCGACCTGTTCTACCTGCACCGGGTCGATCCGCACACCCCGATCGAGGAGTCCATGCTGGGCATGGCCGAGCTCGTCGAGGAGGGCAAGATCTGGTACGTGGGCCTGTCGGAGGCCGAACCGGAGACCATCCGGCGCGCGCACGAGGTGGTGCCGATCACCGCGCTGCAGAGTGAGTGGAGCCTGTTCACGCGCGACGTCGAGGGCGAGGCGCTGGCCGTCTGCCGGGAACTGGGCATCGGGGTGGTGGCGTTCTCGCCGCTCGCGCGCGGGTTGCTGTCCGGGGCCATCCGGGAGCTGGGCGACCTGGGTGCCGCCGACGAGCGGCGTATCAACCCGCGGTTCCACCCCGAGAACTTCGACCGGAACATGCGCCTGGTGTCAGCCCTCGAGGACGTCGCGGCCGGGATGGGGCTCAGCGTGGCGCAGCTGGCGCTGGCGTGGGTGCACCACCAGGGGGACGACGTGGTGCCGATACCGGGCGCCGAACGCGCCTCGCACGTGGAGGACAACATTCGGGCCGCCTCAATCCAGTTGAGCGTCGAGGATCTCGCGCTGCTCGAACGCCTGTCGCCGGCCGAGGCGGTGGCGGGCCACCGCATGGACGCCGTGCGCTCCGGCATGCTGCCCGCCGACAAGCCGCGTCACAACAGTTGACCCGTTCCGGAAGGCCCGTATGTACACCGTTTTCCGACCCGAGCTGGACGACCTCGCCCGCGAGATCCTCGCCCGGTACCGCGCGTACCAGGAGGGCCGGACGACCCCGGCCGAGCTCGACGCCCACCAGCTCGACGCCTTCGTCGCCACCCTCGGCCACACGAAGGAGCACTCCCCGCTGTACCGCGAACGGCTGTCGGACATCGAGCCGACGGATATAAAAGAACTGACTCCCGAGTCGTTGGCGGGCATACCCTTCACCACCAAGGACGATCTGCGGGACCACGGCTTCGGCATGTCCTCGCTGCCGGTCCAGCGCGCCTGGGTCTACTACGAGACCACCGGCACGACCGGAGCCTCGACGCCGAGCCCGCGCGCGGACGTCGACAGCCTGAACACCAACATCGCGATGACGGTGCAGTACGAGCCACTGCTGCGCGGCTTCGGCGACGAGCAGGTCATGGGTGTCTGCGGGCCCAGCGAACTGCACGCGCACGGGGACACGTTCACGGAGGTGTGCCGGAACCTGGGCTACGCGAGCGTCAAGATGTGGCCGTACTCGCCGATGGTCGGCTTCGACCGCGCGCTGCGCGTCATGCGCGAGCTGCCGGTGACCGGGCTGTTCTGCACCCCGGGCATGGCGGTCGCGCTGGCCAAGGCGGCGATCCGGTCGGGATCGGATCCGCGCCGCGACTACGCGATGAACGTGCTGATGCTCACCGGCGAGACGGCACCGCCAAGCCTGCTCGCGCACATCGGCCGGCTGTGGGGCGCGCAGGCACACCTGTCGCTGTACGGATCGCAGGAGTCTTCGGTACTGGCACTCGGTTCGGTGGACGGAAGCCTGCGACTGACGCCGCTGCTGAACTACTACGAGGTGGTGGATCCGCTGTCGCTGGAGCCGGCGATCCCCGACGCGAACGGGGTCCTCCGCGGCGAGATGGTGGCCACACACCTGTATCAGGGGTCGAAGCCGCTGGTCCGCTATCGCACAGGCGACCTGGTACGACTGCACCCCGACGCCCGGGTCGAGGTCCTGGGACGCGCGGCGGAACGGCTGGTCCTGAACGGCGTCGAGACGAGCGTGTACGAGCTCGAAGATCTGCTCATCGACGGCATCGAGGGTTTCCTGGACCATCGGATCCTGATCGACCGGCAAGCCGAACGCGATGTCCTGACACTGGTCCTGACCCCGGAGCACGAAGGCGACGGCGCCGGACCCCGAGGCGTCGAGCCGCGGATCGCGGCCTGCCGCGAGACGTTCGACACCGAGGTGGAGATCCTGGTCGCGGACGCCGAGACGGCGATCGACGCCCAGGGGCCGGTGAGCTGGAAAGCGCCGCGGATCCACGATCGGCGACCTGCCGGCTGAGGACACTCGGAAGCGGCGGCGCGAGCAGGTTCAGTTGGCTCGCCGCCGCCGCTCGTGCAGTCGCCAAACACGCCGCCGGTGCGGTTGCCAGGGACCGTTCTTTCCGGACAACCCGCGCGCTGCACGAATCGCCGCAGGTGTCTCCGAACAGCCTCGGACTGCTCCAGCCAGGGTTCGTGCCCGCCGCCGTCGATCCGGGTCTACGGGACTTCCAGCCGGAGTGCGAGTGATTCCAACGCTGACAGCCGCCGGGGATCGGTGTGCGCCGGCAGGCACGCTCGCAGCTCGTCGAGGTGCTGTTCGATCGGGTCCGCAAAGCCATCGTTGCCCAGTTCGCTGTTCATGGCCCAGTTCACGGGGCGGCGGCTGCGGGCAGCGTGCGCGGCCCACTGCCAGCCGCGCCTCCTCTTCCGTGCGATGCGCCAGTGCCTCCAGCTCGCCAAGCCGCTCCTGCTGCGCCGCGGTCATGCGGCGGGTGCGTTCGGCTCGATATGCCGTGCGCCAGTCACCGACGAACGGTCCGCACAACAACAACAGCGCAGCCACCCGATCAGGGTGCGCCAGGCAGAACCTGCTCGCCAGGTCGGTGCCGTAGGAATGCCCGATCAGCACTGCCTTGTCCCCGCCCCACGCATCCAGCAGTTCGGCGAGGTCGTCGATATGGCGGCGACATCGCCCAGGTAGTCCGGCAGGCCCGGGCCGCCGTGGAGCATGACCACGGGTGGTCCCAGTGTTCTGTCTTCCGGCGCGATCCAGCGGATCTGCGCCCCGTCGGTCATCCGTGCCAGGCCCTGCGTCTGCGTCAAAGAGACACCGTCTCCGCGCGGCTCGGCGAGGCGGGGGCTCCCTCCGCTGCGGCGTGGCCCATGGCCTCGGCGGCGCGGTCCGGTTCGTCGCGGAGTTCCTTGGCGCTGAATTCGTCGGCGATGCGGCCGGCTACCAGGATGGTCACGCGGTCGGCGACGTCGGCGGCGAAGGCGGGGCGGGGTGCGGCCACCAGGATGGTCAGGCCTCGGTCCGGGAGGGTCTTTTTGATGAGGTCCGCTATGTCCTGCACGATCAGGGGTGCGAGGCCTTCGGTGGGCTCGTCGAGGAGCAGCAGGCGGGGCTGGCCGAGGAGGGCACGGGCGATGGCCAGCATCTGCTGCTCGCCGCCGGAGAGTTGGCGGCCTCGGTGGCCGGCGCGTTCGGCCAGGCGCGGCAGCAGTTCCTTGACGTTCTCCGGCGTCCACTGTGCGGTGGCGCGCTCGCGACGGCTGCGGCGGCCGAAGGCCAGCGCCAGGTGCTCCTGCACGGTCAGGCCCGGGAACACCCTGCGGCCCTGCGGGACCAGGCCGACGCCGGAGCACGCCCGGCGGTGCGCGGGCTGGCGGGTGACGTCCGCGCCGGCCAGTTCGACCCGGCCCGAGGAGGTCGACACCAGGCCGGACACCGTGTGGATGAGCGTCGTCTTGCCGGCGCCGTTGTGACCGACCACGGCGTGCACCGAGCCCTCGGGGACCTCCAGGTCCAGGCCGTGCAGCACGGTGCCGCCGTCGTAGCCGGCGGTCAGGGAACTGAGACTGAGCATCAGACTGTCTCCTCGGAGCTGTCATCAGAGCTGTCATCAGAGCTGTCATCGGAGCTGTCATCGAACTTCCAGTACGACGGTCGGCCGGAGTCGGCATCGGCCTCGGCCTCGGCCTCGACGGCCGCCGGCGCCGCAGTGCCGGACCCGACCACCGACTCCCCCAAGTACGCCTCGCGCACCGCGGCGTCCGCCGCGATCTCCGCCGGCGTCCCGGTCGCCAGCAGCGCCCCGTCCTGCAGCACGGTGACCGTGTCGGCGACCGCCGCCACGAACGCGAAGTCGTGCTCGACCACCACCACCGTCACCTGCTCCGGCAGCGCCCGCATCGCCGTGAGCAGCCGCTCCACGCCCTGGTCGGTCAGCCCGGCGGCGGGCTCGTCGAGCAGCAGCACCCGCGGATCGGCGGCCAGCGCCATCCCGATGTCCAGCATCCGCCGCTCGCCGTGCGCCAGCGCGCCGGCCGGGCGGTCGGCGAGCGCCGTGATGCCAGCGGTCTCCAGGTACGACTCGCAGGCCTCGGACAGCTTGCGGTACCTGCGGCGCTGCCACTTGCCGCGCACGTCGGAATGCGGCCACGCCGCCAGCGCGATGTTGTCCGCCACCGACAGCGTGCTCCACACCGTGGGCTGCTGGAACGTGCGGGCGATGCCCAGCCGGGAGCGCTTGGCACGCGTGGTCCGCGTGACGTCGCGGCCGTCGTAGCGGATCCGGCCGGCCGTCGGACGCAGCTCCCCGGAGATCAGGTTCAGCAGCGTGGTCTTCCCGGCGCCGTTGGGCCCGATGACCGCGTGCCGCCGTCCGGCCTCGAAGTGCAGGTCCAGGCCCGCGACCGCGACGGTCGCGCTGAACGCCTTGGTCAGACCGCTGACCTCGATCGCCGCCGATCCGGACGCAGTGCTCATGCCGATCCTCCCCGTCGTTTCGGCACCCGATCCGCCCGAGGCACACGCAGCACCCGCGGCAGCTGAGGCACACGCAGCGCCTGGAACCGGATCCCGGCGACGCCGTCCGGGAACACGTAGACCGCGATGATGAACATCAGGCCCAGCAGCAGCGGCCCGTGTCCGGGGAACGGCCCGGCGAGCCAGTCCCGGGTGGCCACGATGAGCCCCGCGCCGAGCAGGGCGCCGAGCGGCGACGTCGCGCCGCCCAGGACCACGGCCAGCAGGACCAGCGCGGAATTGGAGAAGCTGCCGTCGTCCGGCGACACGTACTGGTTGACCGTGCACATCAGCACGCCGCCGAACCCGGCCAGCGCACCGGCCGCGACATAGGCGAGCCACTGGTACCGCGTCACCGGGTGCCCTGCCGAGCGCATCCGCGCCTCGTGGTCCCGGCACGCCAGCAGCAGCTTGCCCACCGGCGAGCGCAGCACGCGCCACACGATCGCCACGATGACGGCGGTGGCGGCGAGCACGTACCAGTAGACGTTCCGGTCGGAGTCCAGGGTGGCCATCCCCGGCAGCGGCTGCACCGGCGGAATGCCGTACATCCCGTCCGTCCCGCCGGTCATCGACCGCCACTCGCCGGCGGCGGTGACCGTCAGCTCGCCGAGCGCCAGCGTGGTCATCAGGAACGCCACCCCGCGCGTGCGGATCGCGACCAACCCGGTGGCCGCGGCGAACACGGCGGCGACCAGCGTCCCGCACAGCAGCTGCACGACGCCGATGGTGTGCCCGTGCGTCCCCAGGACTCCGGCGGTGTAGGCCCCGACCAGGAACGGCGCCGCCTGTCCCATCGTCGGCAGCCCCGAGTACCCGGCCAGGATGCTGACGCTGACCGCCAGGACCCCCAGCGCGAGCGCCTTCGACAGCAGGCTGATGCCGTAGCCGTCGAAGCTCGACGGTGCGATCAGCAGGAACGCGGCCAGCACCGCGACCGGTATCCCGACGCGGACCCGGGGCGAGCCGAGAAGCGTCGCGACCGTTGAGTCCGAGCCGGAGCCGGAGACCGTCGTCTCGGAAGCTGTCGAGCCCGCCGGCTCCTCGGAATTCGCCGAGTCCGT from the Catenulispora sp. EB89 genome contains:
- a CDS encoding ABC transporter ATP-binding protein produces the protein MSTASGSAAIEVSGLTKAFSATVAVAGLDLHFEAGRRHAVIGPNGAGKTTLLNLISGELRPTAGRIRYDGRDVTRTTRAKRSRLGIARTFQQPTVWSTLSVADNIALAAWPHSDVRGKWQRRRYRKLSEACESYLETAGITALADRPAGALAHGERRMLDIGMALAADPRVLLLDEPAAGLTDQGVERLLTAMRALPEQVTVVVVEHDFAFVAAVADTVTVLQDGALLATGTPAEIAADAAVREAYLGESVVGSGTAAPAAVEAEAEADADSGRPSYWKFDDSSDDSSDDSSDDSSEETV
- a CDS encoding branched-chain amino acid ABC transporter permease — encoded protein: MTAPTVPTDSANSEEPAGSTASETTVSGSGSDSTVATLLGSPRVRVGIPVAVLAAFLLIAPSSFDGYGISLLSKALALGVLAVSVSILAGYSGLPTMGQAAPFLVGAYTAGVLGTHGHTIGVVQLLCGTLVAAVFAAATGLVAIRTRGVAFLMTTLALGELTVTAAGEWRSMTGGTDGMYGIPPVQPLPGMATLDSDRNVYWYVLAATAVIVAIVWRVLRSPVGKLLLACRDHEARMRSAGHPVTRYQWLAYVAAGALAGFGGVLMCTVNQYVSPDDGSFSNSALVLLAVVLGGATSPLGALLGAGLIVATRDWLAGPFPGHGPLLLGLMFIIAVYVFPDGVAGIRFQALRVPQLPRVLRVPRADRVPKRRGGSA
- a CDS encoding aldo/keto reductase — protein: MGLSEFRGPVDPGEALRTVHRALDAGVTMLDTADIYGLGRNERLVGQAVRGRRDQVVIATKCGIVRGRGDAGRQLCGTRRNIKESCERSLQRLGVDHIDLFYLHRVDPHTPIEESMLGMAELVEEGKIWYVGLSEAEPETIRRAHEVVPITALQSEWSLFTRDVEGEALAVCRELGIGVVAFSPLARGLLSGAIRELGDLGAADERRINPRFHPENFDRNMRLVSALEDVAAGMGLSVAQLALAWVHHQGDDVVPIPGAERASHVEDNIRAASIQLSVEDLALLERLSPAEAVAGHRMDAVRSGMLPADKPRHNS
- a CDS encoding ABC transporter ATP-binding protein, yielding MLSLSSLTAGYDGGTVLHGLDLEVPEGSVHAVVGHNGAGKTTLIHTVSGLVSTSSGRVELAGADVTRQPAHRRACSGVGLVPQGRRVFPGLTVQEHLALAFGRRSRRERATAQWTPENVKELLPRLAERAGHRGRQLSGGEQQMLAIARALLGQPRLLLLDEPTEGLAPLIVQDIADLIKKTLPDRGLTILVAAPRPAFAADVADRVTILVAGRIADEFSAKELRDEPDRAAEAMGHAAAEGAPASPSRAETVSL
- a CDS encoding phenylacetate--CoA ligase family protein, whose translation is MYTVFRPELDDLAREILARYRAYQEGRTTPAELDAHQLDAFVATLGHTKEHSPLYRERLSDIEPTDIKELTPESLAGIPFTTKDDLRDHGFGMSSLPVQRAWVYYETTGTTGASTPSPRADVDSLNTNIAMTVQYEPLLRGFGDEQVMGVCGPSELHAHGDTFTEVCRNLGYASVKMWPYSPMVGFDRALRVMRELPVTGLFCTPGMAVALAKAAIRSGSDPRRDYAMNVLMLTGETAPPSLLAHIGRLWGAQAHLSLYGSQESSVLALGSVDGSLRLTPLLNYYEVVDPLSLEPAIPDANGVLRGEMVATHLYQGSKPLVRYRTGDLVRLHPDARVEVLGRAAERLVLNGVETSVYELEDLLIDGIEGFLDHRILIDRQAERDVLTLVLTPEHEGDGAGPRGVEPRIAACRETFDTEVEILVADAETAIDAQGPVSWKAPRIHDRRPAG